The Rhododendron vialii isolate Sample 1 chromosome 5a, ASM3025357v1 genome contains a region encoding:
- the LOC131326669 gene encoding probable disease resistance protein At1g15890 isoform X1 has protein sequence MCFLEGIIELSVCKAFDEAAKAGKYVCQYRMHLSNLETEWRSLQYLRGTIERRVHGARDRGEEIEDAVSRWQEDAGRMENEVQQLIGQVEARMHCFACSCPNIKWRYQLGKQAEEKTAAVNQLTTQGSRFDVVSHPRPPPPELEFPSAENYVHLDSRKPIFEAIVNALKDPEVKMIGVHGPGGVGKTTLVEKVAKNMLDDGTFKQVPLVAVSKDLNVKEIQKKVADRLNFALDATKDEKGRANELWHKFKNGEKYLVILDDIWEKVDLKAIGIPVMEGNIGCKVVLTSRKEDLLRITMKVDRNFPIAELPDAEAWGLFKTKVGKTIESRPEIYFLARQVCRKCKGLPVAINALGAALEDRPYLTWKNALDKLERHMLTQIEGIDPSVWASLWVTYDMLRSSDAQSCFLLCCLFVEDAEISIDELMRHCMARSLLAQNPRTFHEARTAMHTVVGVLKSASLLSTDDHETVVKIHDVIRDVGISIAREKKGFLVDHGALHWPRNPTNGLSYKAMSLSFQSIKGLPDGLVYPQLETLMVDNSELSDLEVPDNFFNGMMQLTVLTFTRMRMRRLPSSLEKLTNLRMIYLNECELDDIAILKELKSNLEVLSLRGSSIEALPLEIGQLTGLRVLDLQNCDKLKMIPGGVISNLTSLEELYFPQNFDKWEATTDKQQDTSNRENVSLEELRRSLSIGKLTTLHIFIPYVMLLPKEDLIFGNLKGFKISVGNKFKPWEKFSGRCTLKLERIDQLRNEFIPLVDKAEVVVLSEIEGLKKVFHDRGVGNRFLDLKYLKVTSCVEDLEYLLGESKLSVQNHGLHRLQPFNNLTVLIIENCKSKYLFSPTTVKGLVHLEELEVRSCKIMEAIVGFERRNDEDELTSEVKFSKLKQLKLEDLSNLLSFYAQKEKMGTIMGSSSSCAQPLFIEKVIFPALERLTITELGNIIKIWDKQSIAVLEEQWSFYQLTDLEVKRCSKLMHVFPSNMHPLLKNLKKLEVKDCETMKGIAEFEGEIDEDGLRNEVASPAREHLDLVGVTEIQDKQSLPKPIKEVESLCRLVDIRIKKCDQLLYVFPSHMLPLNLQELEIEDCDELEVIFSKDPKEEIEAINDDVIVFPQLKRMRRLWNLPKLKSFYTETQGFFSHKVAFPVLEHLHFLNLDKITRIWDNQPLSEPEKEAKSFSELKDIIVDGCNQLEYVLPFYMLPQLKNLQELRVWGCRKMEVIISNNPKEKEATNNNDTIRFPQLKTLQLGLLPNLKSFICSETQFLFSNKVAFPVLQSLYFRILDKITRIWDNQPFSESEKEAKSFGQLMEIFVDGCNQLEYVLPFYMLPQLKNLQKLTIWNCTEMEVIISKKPKEKEATNNNDTIRFPQLKTVLFWDLSNLKSFICSETQLFFSDKDAFPVLEEITLYPPGTLEFLRNQTSTKEISMEECGTSGKESDHNGQEFDEDLKTPTKEVSIEECSTSGKENDHTG, from the exons ATGTGTTTTCTGGAAGGCATAATTGAGTTGTCTGTATGCAAAGCCTTTGATGAGGCGGCCAAAGCAGGGAAATATGTTTGTCAGTATAGGATGCACTTGTCCAATTTGGAAACAGAATGGAGGAGTCTTCAATATCTTAGGGGAACAATTGAAAGAAGAGTTCATGGGGCAAGGGATCGCGGTGAAGAGATTGAGGATGCTGTTTCACGCTGGCAAGAGGATGCGGGCCGGATGGAAAATGAAGTCCAGCAGCTTATAGGGCAAGTCGAGGCAAGAATGCACTGCTTTGCATGCTCATGTCCTAACATCAAGTGGCGGTACCAACTGGGCAAACAAGCCGAAGAGAAGACAGCAGCTGTCAACCAACTCACCACTCAGGGCAGCCGATTTGATGTAGTTTCACACCCCAGGCCACCTCCTCCAGAACTTGAATTTCCATCTGCCGAGAATTATGTTCACTTGGATTCTAGAAAACCAATTTTTGAGGCTATAGTGAATGCGTTAAAAGATCCCGAAGTTAAAATGATTGGCGTACATGGGCCAGGAGGGGTCGGTAAGACCACATTAGTCGAGAAGGTCGCCAAAAACATGCTAGATGATGGAACTTTTAAGCAAGTCCCGCTAGTAGCCGTCTCTAAGGATCTCAATGTGAaggaaatacaaaaaaaagtgGCTGACAGATTGAATTTTGCATTGGATGCCACAAAGGATGAAAAGGGAAGAGCGAATGAGTTGTGGCATAAATTCAAGAATGGCGAGAAATATCTAGTAATATTGGATGATATTTGGGAAAAGGTGGACCTGAAGGCAATAGGTATTCCTGTCATGGAAGGAAATATAGGGTGTAAAGTTGTGTTAACGTCTCGAAAAGAAGATTTGCTAAGAATCACAATGAAAGTCGATAGAAATTTTCCAATTGCAGAGCTACCAGATGCAGAAGCATGGGGCCTATTCAAGACGAAGGTGGGAAAAACCATCGAGTCTCGGCCAGAAATATATTTCCTAGCACGACAAGTGTGTAGAAAATGCAAAGGTTTGCCGGTCGCCATAAATGCTCTTGGAGCTGCATTGGAAGATAGGCCATACCTCACGTGGAAAAATGCTTTGGATAAGCTAGAGAGGCACATGCTCACACAAATTGAAGGTATTGACCCAAGTGTTTGGGCCTCTTTATGGGTGACCTACGATATGTTACGATCCTCGGATGCACAATCTTGTTTCTTGCTCTGCTGTTTATTTGTTGAGGATGCTGAGATTTCGATTGACGAATTGATGAGACACTGCATGGCAAGGAGCTTGCTTGCTCAAAACCCTCGTACATTTCATGAAGCAAGAACTGCCATGCATACAGTGGTTGGTGTCCTCAAATCAGCTTCTTTGTTATCAACTGACGATCATGAAACTGTTGTCAAAATTCATGATGTCATAAGAGATGTTGGTATCTCAATTGCACGTGAGAAAAAAGGATTTCTGGTAGATCATGGTGCCCTTCATTGGCCACGGAATCCCACAAATGGGCTATCGTACAAAGCAATGTCATTAAGTTTCCAAAGTATTAAAGGGCTTCCAGATGGGTTGGTATATCCACAACTGGAAACCTTAATGGTTGACAATAGCGAACTTTCCGATCTTGAGGTTCCAGACAATTTTTTCAATGGAATGATGCAACTTACAGTGTTGACTTTTACTCGAATGCGTATGCGGCGACTCCCGTCATCACTTGAAAAATTGACAAACCTTCGGATGATATATCTGAATGAATGCGAGTTGGATGATATTGCTATACTTAAGGAGCTGAAGAGTAATCTTGAAGTGCTTAGCCTTAGGGGTTCTAGCATTGAGGCATTGCCACTAGAGATCGGACAGTTGACTGGTTTACGAGTGTTAGATCTCCAAAATTGTGACAAACTCAAGATGATTCCTGGAGGTGTCATTTCCAATTTAACTAGCCTGGAGGAATTGTACTTTCCACAAAATTTTGATAAATGGGAGGCCACAACTGACAAGCAACAAGACACGAGCAACAGAGAAAATGTGAGCCTCGAGGAGCTGAGACGGTCATTGAGTATTGGTAAATTAACCACTTTACATATCTTTATACCATATGTCATGCTATTACCGAAGGAGGACCTAATATTTGGGAACCTGAAGGGATTTAAGATATCAGTGGGTAATAAATTCAAACCTTGGGAAAAATTTTCTGGAAGATGCACGTTGAAATTGGAACGTATTGATCAGTTAAGAAATGAGTTCATCCCTTTGGTGGACAAAGCTGAAGTGGTAGTCCTCAGTGAgattgagggtttgaagaaggTGTTTCATGATAGAGGTGTTGGAAATAGATTTCTTGACTTGAAATACCTCAAAGTTACATCATGTGTTGAGGACTTGGAATATCTTCTTGGTGAGTCAAAATTATCCGTGCAAAATCATGGGCTTCATCGCTTacagccgttcaataatttaactgtgttaattattgaaaattgtaaGTCAAAGTATCTTTTTTCCCCAACCACCGTAAAAGGACTTGTCCACCTGGAAGAACTAGAAGTAAGATCCTGTAAAATCATGGAGGCAATAGTTGGATTTGAAAGACGAAATGATGAAGATGAACTCACCAGTGAGGTGAAGTTCAGTAAACTGAAGCAGCTGAAATTGGAAGATCTATCAAACCTCTTAAGCTTTTATGCCCAAAAGGAGAAGATGGGAACAATCATGGGAAGCTCTTCTTCTTGTGCCCAGCCTCTTTTCATTGAAAAG GTTATTTTCCCTGCCTTGGAGAGGTTGACCATTACTGAGCTGGGTAACATAATAAAGATTTGGGACAAGCAATCAATAGCTGTTTTGGAAGAACAATGGTCTTTCTACCAATTGACGGATTTGGAGGTCAAACGTTGCAGTAAACTGATGCATGTGTTTCCATCCAATATGCATCCACTGTTAAAGAATCTAAAAAAACTAGAAGTAAAAGATTGTGAAACCATGAAGGGAATAGCTGAATTTGAGGGAGAAATAGATGAAGATGGACTTAGAAATGAG GTTGCTTCCCCTGCCCGAGAACATTTAGATTTGGTTGGGGTAACAGAGATTCAGGACAAGCAATCACTCCCAAAACCCATAAAAGAAGTTGAATCATTGTGCAGACTTGTGGACATTCGTATTAAAAAGTGTGATCAATTGTTGTATGTATTTCCCTCCCATATGCTTCCTCTGAATCTGCAAGAACTCGAGATAGAAGACTGTGACGAGTTGGAGGTGATATTCTCAAAAGACCCGAAGGAGGAGATAGAAGCAATCAACGATGACGTCATTGTGTTCCCTCAGTTAAAGAGAATGAGACGTCTTTGGAATTTGCCTAAGCTCAAAAGTTTCTATACTGAAACGCAAGGCTTCTTCTCCCACAAG GTTGCTTTTCCTGTCCTGgaacatttgcattttttgaatttagatAAGATAACAAGGATTTGGGACAACCAACCACTCTCAGAACCagaaaaagaagctaaatcCTTCTCCGAACTTAAGGACATTATTGTTGATGGTTGTAACCAATTGGAGTATGTATTGCCCTTCTATATGCTTCCTCAGTTAAAGAATCTGCAAGAACTCCGTGTATGGGGATGTAGGAAGATGGAGGTGATAATCTCAAACAACCCGAAGGAAaaagaagccaccaacaacAATGATACCATTCGGTTCCCTCAGTTAAAGACCCTGCAACTTGGTTTGTTGCCAAATCTCAAAAGTTTCATATGTAGTGAAACGCAATTCTTGTTCTCCAACAAG GTTGCTTTCCCTGTCCTGCAAAGTTTGTATTTTCGGATTTTAGATAAGATAACAAGGATTTGGGACAACCAACCATTCTCAGAATCGGAAAAAGAAGCTAAATCCTTCGGCCAACTTATGGAGATTTTTGTTGATGGTTGCAATCAATTGGAGTATGTATTGCCCTTCTATATGCTTCCTCAGTTAAAAAATCTGCAAAAACTCACTATATGGAACTGTACGGAGATGGAGGTGATAATCTCAAAGAAGCCGAAGgagaaagaagccaccaacaacAATGATACCATTCGATTCCCTCAGTTAAAGaccgttttgttttgggatttgtCAAATCTCAAAAGTTTCATATGTAGTGAAACGCAACTCTTCTTCTCCGACAAG GATGCATTCCCAGTGTTGGAGGAAATAACACTATACCCTCCAGGTACTTTAGAGTTTCTCCGAAACCAGACCTCTACGAAAGAGATATCCATGGAG GAATGCGGTACAAGTGGTAAAGAAAGTGACCATAATGGTCAAGAATTTGATGAAGATTTAAAGACTCCTACGAAAGAGGTATCCATTGAA GAATGTAGCACAAGTGGCAAAGAAAATGACCATACTGGTTAA
- the LOC131326669 gene encoding probable disease resistance protein At1g15890 isoform X2, giving the protein MCFLEGIIELSVCKAFDEAAKAGKYVCQYRMHLSNLETEWRSLQYLRGTIERRVHGARDRGEEIEDAVSRWQEDAGRMENEVQQLIGQVEARMHCFACSCPNIKWRYQLGKQAEEKTAAVNQLTTQGSRFDVVSHPRPPPPELEFPSAENYVHLDSRKPIFEAIVNALKDPEVKMIGVHGPGGVGKTTLVEKVAKNMLDDGTFKQVPLVAVSKDLNVKEIQKKVADRLNFALDATKDEKGRANELWHKFKNGEKYLVILDDIWEKVDLKAIGIPVMEGNIGCKVVLTSRKEDLLRITMKVDRNFPIAELPDAEAWGLFKTKVGKTIESRPEIYFLARQVCRKCKGLPVAINALGAALEDRPYLTWKNALDKLERHMLTQIEGIDPSVWASLWVTYDMLRSSDAQSCFLLCCLFVEDAEISIDELMRHCMARSLLAQNPRTFHEARTAMHTVVGVLKSASLLSTDDHETVVKIHDVIRDVGISIAREKKGFLVDHGALHWPRNPTNGLSYKAMSLSFQSIKGLPDGLVYPQLETLMVDNSELSDLEVPDNFFNGMMQLTVLTFTRMRMRRLPSSLEKLTNLRMIYLNECELDDIAILKELKSNLEVLSLRGSSIEALPLEIGQLTGLRVLDLQNCDKLKMIPGGVISNLTSLEELYFPQNFDKWEATTDKQQDTSNRENVSLEELRRSLSIGKLTTLHIFIPYVMLLPKEDLIFGNLKGFKISVGNKFKPWEKFSGRCTLKLERIDQLRNEFIPLVDKAEVVVLSEIEGLKKVFHDRGVGNRFLDLKYLKVTSCVEDLEYLLGESKLSVQNHGLHRLQPFNNLTVLIIENCKSKYLFSPTTVKGLVHLEELEVRSCKIMEAIVGFERRNDEDELTSEVKFSKLKQLKLEDLSNLLSFYAQKEKMGTIMGSSSSCAQPLFIEKVIFPALERLTITELGNIIKIWDKQSIAVLEEQWSFYQLTDLEVKRCSKLMHVFPSNMHPLLKNLKKLEVKDCETMKGIAEFEGEIDEDGLRNEVASPAREHLDLVGVTEIQDKQSLPKPIKEVESLCRLVDIRIKKCDQLLYVFPSHMLPLNLQELEIEDCDELEVIFSKDPKEEIEAINDDVIVFPQLKRMRRLWNLPKLKSFYTETQGFFSHKVAFPVLEHLHFLNLDKITRIWDNQPLSEPEKEAKSFSELKDIIVDGCNQLEYVLPFYMLPQLKNLQELRVWGCRKMEVIISNNPKEKEATNNNDTIRFPQLKTLQLGLLPNLKSFICSETQFLFSNKVAFPVLQSLYFRILDKITRIWDNQPFSESEKEAKSFGQLMEIFVDGCNQLEYVLPFYMLPQLKNLQKLTIWNCTEMEVIISKKPKEKEATNNNDTIRFPQLKTVLFWDLSNLKSFICSETQLFFSDKDAFPVLEEITLYPPGTLEFLRNQTSTKEISMEECGTSGKESDHNGQEFDEDLKTPTKEECSTSGKENDHTG; this is encoded by the exons ATGTGTTTTCTGGAAGGCATAATTGAGTTGTCTGTATGCAAAGCCTTTGATGAGGCGGCCAAAGCAGGGAAATATGTTTGTCAGTATAGGATGCACTTGTCCAATTTGGAAACAGAATGGAGGAGTCTTCAATATCTTAGGGGAACAATTGAAAGAAGAGTTCATGGGGCAAGGGATCGCGGTGAAGAGATTGAGGATGCTGTTTCACGCTGGCAAGAGGATGCGGGCCGGATGGAAAATGAAGTCCAGCAGCTTATAGGGCAAGTCGAGGCAAGAATGCACTGCTTTGCATGCTCATGTCCTAACATCAAGTGGCGGTACCAACTGGGCAAACAAGCCGAAGAGAAGACAGCAGCTGTCAACCAACTCACCACTCAGGGCAGCCGATTTGATGTAGTTTCACACCCCAGGCCACCTCCTCCAGAACTTGAATTTCCATCTGCCGAGAATTATGTTCACTTGGATTCTAGAAAACCAATTTTTGAGGCTATAGTGAATGCGTTAAAAGATCCCGAAGTTAAAATGATTGGCGTACATGGGCCAGGAGGGGTCGGTAAGACCACATTAGTCGAGAAGGTCGCCAAAAACATGCTAGATGATGGAACTTTTAAGCAAGTCCCGCTAGTAGCCGTCTCTAAGGATCTCAATGTGAaggaaatacaaaaaaaagtgGCTGACAGATTGAATTTTGCATTGGATGCCACAAAGGATGAAAAGGGAAGAGCGAATGAGTTGTGGCATAAATTCAAGAATGGCGAGAAATATCTAGTAATATTGGATGATATTTGGGAAAAGGTGGACCTGAAGGCAATAGGTATTCCTGTCATGGAAGGAAATATAGGGTGTAAAGTTGTGTTAACGTCTCGAAAAGAAGATTTGCTAAGAATCACAATGAAAGTCGATAGAAATTTTCCAATTGCAGAGCTACCAGATGCAGAAGCATGGGGCCTATTCAAGACGAAGGTGGGAAAAACCATCGAGTCTCGGCCAGAAATATATTTCCTAGCACGACAAGTGTGTAGAAAATGCAAAGGTTTGCCGGTCGCCATAAATGCTCTTGGAGCTGCATTGGAAGATAGGCCATACCTCACGTGGAAAAATGCTTTGGATAAGCTAGAGAGGCACATGCTCACACAAATTGAAGGTATTGACCCAAGTGTTTGGGCCTCTTTATGGGTGACCTACGATATGTTACGATCCTCGGATGCACAATCTTGTTTCTTGCTCTGCTGTTTATTTGTTGAGGATGCTGAGATTTCGATTGACGAATTGATGAGACACTGCATGGCAAGGAGCTTGCTTGCTCAAAACCCTCGTACATTTCATGAAGCAAGAACTGCCATGCATACAGTGGTTGGTGTCCTCAAATCAGCTTCTTTGTTATCAACTGACGATCATGAAACTGTTGTCAAAATTCATGATGTCATAAGAGATGTTGGTATCTCAATTGCACGTGAGAAAAAAGGATTTCTGGTAGATCATGGTGCCCTTCATTGGCCACGGAATCCCACAAATGGGCTATCGTACAAAGCAATGTCATTAAGTTTCCAAAGTATTAAAGGGCTTCCAGATGGGTTGGTATATCCACAACTGGAAACCTTAATGGTTGACAATAGCGAACTTTCCGATCTTGAGGTTCCAGACAATTTTTTCAATGGAATGATGCAACTTACAGTGTTGACTTTTACTCGAATGCGTATGCGGCGACTCCCGTCATCACTTGAAAAATTGACAAACCTTCGGATGATATATCTGAATGAATGCGAGTTGGATGATATTGCTATACTTAAGGAGCTGAAGAGTAATCTTGAAGTGCTTAGCCTTAGGGGTTCTAGCATTGAGGCATTGCCACTAGAGATCGGACAGTTGACTGGTTTACGAGTGTTAGATCTCCAAAATTGTGACAAACTCAAGATGATTCCTGGAGGTGTCATTTCCAATTTAACTAGCCTGGAGGAATTGTACTTTCCACAAAATTTTGATAAATGGGAGGCCACAACTGACAAGCAACAAGACACGAGCAACAGAGAAAATGTGAGCCTCGAGGAGCTGAGACGGTCATTGAGTATTGGTAAATTAACCACTTTACATATCTTTATACCATATGTCATGCTATTACCGAAGGAGGACCTAATATTTGGGAACCTGAAGGGATTTAAGATATCAGTGGGTAATAAATTCAAACCTTGGGAAAAATTTTCTGGAAGATGCACGTTGAAATTGGAACGTATTGATCAGTTAAGAAATGAGTTCATCCCTTTGGTGGACAAAGCTGAAGTGGTAGTCCTCAGTGAgattgagggtttgaagaaggTGTTTCATGATAGAGGTGTTGGAAATAGATTTCTTGACTTGAAATACCTCAAAGTTACATCATGTGTTGAGGACTTGGAATATCTTCTTGGTGAGTCAAAATTATCCGTGCAAAATCATGGGCTTCATCGCTTacagccgttcaataatttaactgtgttaattattgaaaattgtaaGTCAAAGTATCTTTTTTCCCCAACCACCGTAAAAGGACTTGTCCACCTGGAAGAACTAGAAGTAAGATCCTGTAAAATCATGGAGGCAATAGTTGGATTTGAAAGACGAAATGATGAAGATGAACTCACCAGTGAGGTGAAGTTCAGTAAACTGAAGCAGCTGAAATTGGAAGATCTATCAAACCTCTTAAGCTTTTATGCCCAAAAGGAGAAGATGGGAACAATCATGGGAAGCTCTTCTTCTTGTGCCCAGCCTCTTTTCATTGAAAAG GTTATTTTCCCTGCCTTGGAGAGGTTGACCATTACTGAGCTGGGTAACATAATAAAGATTTGGGACAAGCAATCAATAGCTGTTTTGGAAGAACAATGGTCTTTCTACCAATTGACGGATTTGGAGGTCAAACGTTGCAGTAAACTGATGCATGTGTTTCCATCCAATATGCATCCACTGTTAAAGAATCTAAAAAAACTAGAAGTAAAAGATTGTGAAACCATGAAGGGAATAGCTGAATTTGAGGGAGAAATAGATGAAGATGGACTTAGAAATGAG GTTGCTTCCCCTGCCCGAGAACATTTAGATTTGGTTGGGGTAACAGAGATTCAGGACAAGCAATCACTCCCAAAACCCATAAAAGAAGTTGAATCATTGTGCAGACTTGTGGACATTCGTATTAAAAAGTGTGATCAATTGTTGTATGTATTTCCCTCCCATATGCTTCCTCTGAATCTGCAAGAACTCGAGATAGAAGACTGTGACGAGTTGGAGGTGATATTCTCAAAAGACCCGAAGGAGGAGATAGAAGCAATCAACGATGACGTCATTGTGTTCCCTCAGTTAAAGAGAATGAGACGTCTTTGGAATTTGCCTAAGCTCAAAAGTTTCTATACTGAAACGCAAGGCTTCTTCTCCCACAAG GTTGCTTTTCCTGTCCTGgaacatttgcattttttgaatttagatAAGATAACAAGGATTTGGGACAACCAACCACTCTCAGAACCagaaaaagaagctaaatcCTTCTCCGAACTTAAGGACATTATTGTTGATGGTTGTAACCAATTGGAGTATGTATTGCCCTTCTATATGCTTCCTCAGTTAAAGAATCTGCAAGAACTCCGTGTATGGGGATGTAGGAAGATGGAGGTGATAATCTCAAACAACCCGAAGGAAaaagaagccaccaacaacAATGATACCATTCGGTTCCCTCAGTTAAAGACCCTGCAACTTGGTTTGTTGCCAAATCTCAAAAGTTTCATATGTAGTGAAACGCAATTCTTGTTCTCCAACAAG GTTGCTTTCCCTGTCCTGCAAAGTTTGTATTTTCGGATTTTAGATAAGATAACAAGGATTTGGGACAACCAACCATTCTCAGAATCGGAAAAAGAAGCTAAATCCTTCGGCCAACTTATGGAGATTTTTGTTGATGGTTGCAATCAATTGGAGTATGTATTGCCCTTCTATATGCTTCCTCAGTTAAAAAATCTGCAAAAACTCACTATATGGAACTGTACGGAGATGGAGGTGATAATCTCAAAGAAGCCGAAGgagaaagaagccaccaacaacAATGATACCATTCGATTCCCTCAGTTAAAGaccgttttgttttgggatttgtCAAATCTCAAAAGTTTCATATGTAGTGAAACGCAACTCTTCTTCTCCGACAAG GATGCATTCCCAGTGTTGGAGGAAATAACACTATACCCTCCAGGTACTTTAGAGTTTCTCCGAAACCAGACCTCTACGAAAGAGATATCCATGGAG GAATGCGGTACAAGTGGTAAAGAAAGTGACCATAATGGTCAAGAATTTGATGAAGATTTAAAGACTCCTACGAAAGAG GAATGTAGCACAAGTGGCAAAGAAAATGACCATACTGGTTAA